The following are encoded together in the Bombus fervidus isolate BK054 chromosome 10, iyBomFerv1, whole genome shotgun sequence genome:
- the Eth gene encoding ecdysis triggering hormone, with amino-acid sequence MTSLRSLGFSRRFIVGALTVGVLALLACENLSKADEVPAFFLKIAKNIPRVGRSEGYNDFLKSRRNIPQVSGYNSRAQAESWAPYASDKTFSRPTKRRVDYPSIDDAWAWQHFPLAIEGPRELWRTLAGYSKDTSDDVDNDVWKRKKRTGNEPVISEDN; translated from the exons ATGACGAGTTTGCGATCTTTGGGATTTTCACGGCGGTTTATCGTTGGCG CTCTTACGGTTGGCGTTTTGGCATTGCTGGCTTGTGAAAATCTATCTAAGGCAGACGAGGTACCGGCATTCTTCTTGAAAATTGCCAAGAACATTCCTCGTGTAGGACGTAGCGAGGGTTATAATGATTTTTTGAAGTCTCGAAGGAACATTCCACAGGTTTCAGGCTACAATAGTCGTGCACAG GCTGAATCCTGGGCACCGTATGCTAGCGACAAAACTTTCTCGAGACCTACAAAGAGACGCGTGGATTATCCTTCGATTGATG ATGCTTGGGCTTGGCAACATTTTCCTCTCGCGATAGAAGGACCTCGAGAACTCTGGCGAACTTTGGCTGGCTATTCCAAAGACACATCAGATGA cGTGGATAACGACGTATGGAAACGGAAGAAGAGAACGGGAAATGAGCCTGTGATTTCAGAGGACAATTAG
- the Sifa gene encoding neuropeptide SIFamide, with translation MMSFRFVLTIVVVLFVLAIAVDAAYRKPPFNGSIFGKRSNAITDYELTSRAMSSVCETVSETCNAWLARQDSN, from the exons ATGATGTCCTTCCGCTTCGTTCTTACCATCGTCGTCGTCCTCTTCGTCCTCGCCATCGCCGTGGATGCCGCCTACAGGAAGCCTCCTTTCAATGGAAGCATCTTCGGCAAGCGATCCAACGCTATCActg ATTACGAACTCACCAGCCGAGCCATGTCATCGGTCTGCGAAACCGTCAGCGAAACATGCAACGCCTGGTTGGCACGTCAGGACTCCAACTAA